One window of the Chitinophaga niabensis genome contains the following:
- a CDS encoding MutS-related protein has product MAFHTDEQTITDLGIFEKRGNNGIYDLYNRTHTRGGELILKEMFLAPLSDTEAISRRSSIIKSFARLKKAFPFSSALFDITEKYIKDPDHAKLNDKEIQQGVSSVISLILQTREFTGSTEVKNIAAYAEELAEITSLVNAPALEPTLREKENARLSFAAVAAYDNLFRVRERDRIAQLLRHIYYLDVYLSVAGIAAERQFVFPLAREKGQCILKLEGVYHPSLQHPVGNNVSMSPAEHVIFLTGANMAGKSTFLRSVSTALYVAHVGFPVAAASMEFSVMDGMYTTINLPDNLGIGASHFYAEVLRVKKVATELNRGKALFIVFDELFRGTNVKDAHEATVAITSAFSRKKTSMFIISSHIVEAGEDLKQQNTIGFLYLPTRMNGHTPEYTYTLERGITDDRHGMIIIRNENILETLKNGHRPGKISQA; this is encoded by the coding sequence ATGGCCTTTCATACAGACGAGCAAACGATCACCGATCTGGGGATATTCGAAAAACGCGGCAACAACGGCATTTATGATCTGTATAACCGTACACATACCAGGGGTGGTGAACTGATCCTGAAAGAAATGTTCCTCGCCCCGCTGTCTGACACGGAAGCGATCAGCCGGCGCAGTAGTATCATCAAAAGTTTTGCCCGGTTAAAAAAGGCCTTTCCGTTCAGTTCAGCTTTATTCGATATAACGGAGAAGTACATAAAGGACCCGGATCATGCGAAGTTGAATGACAAAGAGATCCAGCAGGGCGTATCATCTGTGATCTCGCTGATCCTGCAGACGCGGGAATTTACAGGATCAACGGAAGTAAAGAACATCGCTGCCTATGCAGAAGAACTGGCTGAGATCACATCGCTGGTGAATGCTCCTGCATTGGAACCCACATTACGCGAAAAGGAAAATGCGCGTTTATCCTTTGCTGCCGTTGCAGCCTATGATAATCTTTTCAGGGTACGTGAACGCGACAGGATAGCGCAATTGCTCCGGCATATTTATTACCTGGATGTGTATCTCTCTGTTGCAGGCATCGCTGCAGAAAGGCAATTCGTTTTTCCTTTGGCCCGTGAAAAAGGGCAATGCATACTGAAGCTGGAAGGCGTGTACCATCCTTCTTTACAGCATCCGGTTGGCAATAACGTATCCATGAGCCCTGCTGAACATGTTATTTTTCTTACCGGTGCTAATATGGCGGGGAAGTCCACTTTCCTGCGTTCCGTGAGCACCGCTTTATACGTGGCTCATGTAGGATTCCCGGTGGCAGCAGCTTCCATGGAGTTCTCCGTAATGGACGGCATGTATACGACCATTAACCTGCCGGATAATTTAGGTATAGGGGCCAGTCATTTTTATGCAGAAGTGCTGCGCGTAAAAAAAGTGGCCACAGAATTAAACCGGGGCAAAGCCTTGTTCATTGTATTTGATGAACTGTTCAGGGGAACGAATGTAAAAGATGCCCATGAAGCTACCGTAGCCATTACCAGCGCTTTTAGCAGGAAGAAGACCAGCATGTTCATTATCTCCTCGCACATCGTTGAAGCCGGCGAAGATCTGAAACAGCAAAACACTATCGGCTTCCTTTACCTTCCTACACGTATGAACGGCCATACACCCGAATACACCTACACTTTAGAAAGGGGCATTACAGACGACCGGCACGGGATGATCATTATCAGGAACGAGAACATCCTGGAAACATTGAAGAATGGGCACAGACCCGGAAAAATATCACAAGCATGA
- a CDS encoding SusC/RagA family TonB-linked outer membrane protein: MKLQTVFFFVACMSVSAKPAAQTITLSGKDLPMKQIFSSIEKQTDFVVFFNASFLDVSRPVSLNVSSMQLRDFLFLVEQNQPFFFRIEGKTISLVPKAAPPPGTGTDPGPPAPVDLILRVLDEAGSPLPGASVKVKGTKTGTTTDAEGFAILKGVENEKVILEVSYIGYQTKEVKFPEGQRQFFVGLAVAVNVLDEEVVQAYGKTSQRLAVGNIVKISGEEIRKQPVMNPLLALNGRVPGVLITPTSGYLSAPVKVEVRGRNTINETLVADPLYVIDGVPLTILDINTSFNSSNYQNGSTGFFQAGLFSNTQGQSPLFSINPADIESISVLKDAAATAIYGSRGANGVIIITTNRTKPGKTRLNVDVQRSVSAAPKHWDMLNTSQYLQMRREALKNGGLPINLANMPELGWDTTRSTDWQDVFWGLAKSTEASVGLSGGDRNTAFNLGAGYNESQDITTLSGKNLRINISSNVTHHSPNQKLTIDLRTLYSYTYVKAITSPSLVTLPPNAAPIFDKKGALNYADWTAVGLTYPFAQVLQPSTNSNNFLNAGLRINYHLVKELNLSINAGYSNAQSNSTWFNPIAAQNPLFNPTGAASFGNSTINNWNIEPQLNYAVHVGGGMLDVMAGGTYQSSGSKGINMTGYGYTNDALLKSISNAPFVSSGQQLAEKKYVSVHGRINYNWQNRYILELTGNRDGSSNFGPGKQFGNFWSAGGAWIASEETWAKNLLPSWWSFLKLNASYGVTGLDAGGAYKYLSQWSAPKYTGYDLGNYNGVAAMISQQAVNADYQWQENRKINADLSMGFLKDQITLTVSWYRNRCDNQLTTIPLPSYTGFTSVLGNSPANVENSGWEGNLNANIIATKALSWTVGFNIGINRNRLLSYPDFEYSSFYTRKKIGASLNTEYLLGYLGVNPQNGRHSYADYNHDGIITQNSGVPPGTLNDDKYVAVDVTPRYSGGISNQLSYKNLMLSVFFNFKKQLRQLPFTGFAGGMGNIPLEVYNNHWQKPGDQTIYPRFTTLSTLSDARFAGSDGSYVDGSFVRLSSLALSYSLPKKLCQKMYMQGVNLSLNMGNVFTITSYKGIDPEITFGTLPLPRTIAGRVSFNF, from the coding sequence ATGAAATTGCAAACAGTCTTCTTCTTTGTGGCCTGCATGAGTGTTTCCGCCAAGCCTGCTGCCCAGACTATCACACTTTCCGGCAAGGACCTGCCCATGAAGCAGATCTTTTCTTCTATTGAAAAGCAAACCGACTTTGTTGTTTTTTTCAATGCCAGTTTCCTGGATGTTTCCAGGCCGGTTTCTCTCAACGTTTCCTCCATGCAGCTGCGGGATTTTCTTTTTCTCGTAGAACAAAACCAACCATTCTTTTTCCGGATAGAAGGCAAAACTATCTCACTTGTTCCTAAAGCTGCTCCCCCACCCGGTACAGGCACTGATCCCGGCCCGCCTGCTCCTGTTGACCTCATCCTCCGCGTCCTGGATGAAGCAGGCAGCCCCCTCCCGGGTGCCAGCGTGAAGGTTAAGGGCACTAAAACGGGCACCACTACAGATGCTGAAGGATTTGCGATATTGAAAGGAGTAGAAAATGAAAAGGTGATACTGGAAGTAAGCTATATCGGTTATCAAACCAAGGAGGTAAAATTCCCGGAAGGCCAGCGGCAATTTTTTGTAGGTCTTGCCGTAGCGGTGAATGTATTAGATGAAGAAGTGGTACAGGCTTATGGTAAAACCAGCCAGCGCCTTGCTGTGGGTAACATCGTGAAGATATCAGGTGAAGAGATCCGGAAGCAGCCTGTGATGAATCCCCTGCTGGCGTTGAACGGAAGAGTACCGGGCGTACTAATAACTCCCACCAGCGGATATCTCAGCGCACCGGTGAAAGTGGAAGTGAGAGGGCGGAATACTATTAATGAAACCCTGGTAGCCGATCCGCTCTATGTGATAGACGGCGTTCCACTTACGATACTGGATATCAATACATCTTTCAATTCCAGCAATTATCAAAATGGCTCTACCGGTTTCTTCCAGGCAGGTCTTTTCTCCAACACACAAGGACAAAGCCCCTTATTCAGTATCAACCCGGCAGATATTGAAAGCATCTCCGTACTGAAGGATGCTGCTGCCACAGCCATCTACGGTTCCAGGGGTGCCAACGGGGTAATCATCATCACCACCAACAGGACCAAACCCGGTAAAACCAGGCTCAATGTGGATGTGCAACGGTCAGTAAGTGCTGCGCCCAAACACTGGGACATGCTGAACACCTCACAATATCTTCAGATGCGCCGGGAAGCCCTGAAAAACGGTGGACTCCCCATTAACCTCGCCAATATGCCTGAGCTGGGCTGGGATACCACCCGCTCTACTGACTGGCAGGATGTGTTCTGGGGATTGGCAAAAAGTACAGAAGCATCAGTAGGCTTATCAGGCGGAGACCGTAACACTGCATTTAATTTAGGTGCAGGTTATAACGAGAGCCAGGATATCACTACACTTAGCGGAAAAAACCTACGGATCAATATATCCTCCAACGTTACACATCACAGCCCCAACCAGAAATTAACGATCGATCTCAGAACATTATACAGCTATACTTATGTGAAAGCCATTACCAGTCCCAGCCTGGTAACACTGCCTCCCAATGCGGCGCCGATCTTTGATAAAAAGGGAGCATTGAACTATGCGGATTGGACGGCAGTGGGATTAACTTACCCTTTCGCCCAGGTACTGCAGCCTTCTACGAACAGCAACAATTTCCTCAATGCAGGTTTAAGGATCAATTATCACCTGGTAAAGGAATTAAACCTGAGTATCAACGCAGGTTATAGTAATGCACAAAGCAACAGCACCTGGTTCAATCCGATAGCTGCACAAAATCCCCTTTTCAATCCTACAGGGGCTGCCAGTTTCGGTAATTCAACGATCAACAACTGGAATATTGAGCCGCAGCTGAACTATGCAGTGCATGTTGGCGGAGGTATGCTGGATGTAATGGCCGGCGGTACTTATCAGAGTTCTGGCAGCAAAGGGATCAATATGACCGGTTACGGGTATACCAATGATGCGCTGCTGAAATCTATTTCCAATGCACCTTTTGTAAGCTCAGGCCAGCAGCTGGCCGAGAAAAAGTATGTCAGTGTACACGGTCGTATTAACTATAACTGGCAGAACAGGTACATCCTTGAGCTCACAGGTAACCGGGATGGCTCTTCCAATTTCGGGCCCGGTAAACAGTTCGGTAATTTCTGGTCCGCCGGTGGGGCATGGATCGCCTCTGAGGAAACATGGGCCAAAAACCTGCTGCCTTCCTGGTGGAGTTTCCTGAAACTGAATGCGAGTTATGGCGTAACCGGCCTTGATGCAGGAGGCGCCTATAAATACCTCTCGCAGTGGAGCGCTCCCAAGTATACCGGCTACGACCTGGGCAACTATAATGGTGTAGCGGCAATGATCTCCCAGCAGGCGGTAAATGCAGACTATCAATGGCAGGAGAACCGGAAAATAAATGCGGACCTTTCCATGGGCTTCCTGAAAGACCAGATCACGCTGACCGTTTCATGGTACCGCAACCGCTGTGATAACCAGCTCACAACAATACCACTCCCTTCATACACCGGCTTCACCAGCGTGCTGGGCAACTCGCCTGCCAATGTGGAGAACAGCGGATGGGAAGGAAATCTGAATGCAAATATCATCGCGACCAAAGCTTTATCCTGGACAGTGGGATTCAATATTGGCATCAATCGTAACAGGCTATTGTCTTATCCTGATTTTGAATACTCTTCTTTTTACACCAGGAAGAAAATAGGTGCATCCCTGAATACGGAATACCTGCTTGGTTACCTGGGCGTCAATCCTCAGAACGGCAGGCATAGCTATGCTGATTATAATCATGATGGCATTATTACCCAAAATTCAGGAGTTCCTCCCGGCACACTGAATGACGATAAATACGTTGCAGTGGATGTTACGCCCAGATACAGCGGGGGAATATCCAACCAGCTATCCTATAAAAACCTTATGCTGAGTGTGTTCTTTAACTTCAAAAAGCAATTGCGGCAGTTGCCTTTTACTGGCTTTGCAGGAGGCATGGGCAATATACCGCTGGAAGTTTACAACAACCACTGGCAAAAGCCGGGTGACCAGACCATCTACCCCCGCTTTACCACACTCTCTACACTAAGCGATGCACGCTTTGCCGGTTCAGACGGTTCATATGTTGACGGCTCATTTGTACGTTTATCCAGCCTGGCCCTCTCCTATTCCCTGCCTAAAAAGCTTTGTCAAAAGATGTACATGCAGGGCGTGAACTTATCGCTCAATATGGGGAATGTATTTACGATCACCAGTTACAAAGGCATTGATCCGGAAATAACATTCGGAACACTGCCCCTGCCAAGAACGATTGCCGGGAGGGTTTCATTCAATTTCTAA
- a CDS encoding Gldg family protein translates to MKMIYKIAKTELRNLFYSPVAWFLAVAFFVQCAYFYTDTLYGTAKLQDLLLRNHPKFKDFGPVSQTLKIFLSPNGIFSSALQNLYLFVPLLSMGLINREISNGTIKLLYSSPVKLRQIVLGKYLAIMIYNLLLLSIIGVFMISGAFNIQSVDYGMLLSASLGFYLLVCAYSSIGLFMSSLTTYQIVSAIGSFIIIFILSRIGSLWQKIDLVRDLTYFLSLSGRTGKMLQGLITTKDVIYFILIVYMFLAFTLLKLRAARQSKPWYIRAGGYALVILSVLLAGYVSSRPTLTGYWDTTAAQTNTIHPRTQEVIKELGKDPLEVTLYTNILGGGAYRGLPEKRNEYLSEVWDQYQRFKPDIRFNYVYYYAYDSIIDAGSLRRSFPGKTVQQMAVQMIEGYDEKVSRFQSPDSIRKTINLLPENYRLVMQLKYKGRTTFLRTFDDNIFWPMETQVAAAIKRLVKAKLPRVAFISGDLERSIYKKGEREYRLHALALENRFSLINVGFNADTISLNTASIPPDVTTLVLADPRMELSETALGKIRRYIDNGGNMLILGEPGKQYVLNPLLQQLGVQLMNGTLIEPSKDEMPHMTQPYITGTTLNLAEEGALLEIKKYGDTGKILMPGATGISTSAQAPFKATPLLLSTEQTWLKAGTLVTDSAAPVFSPLEGDLKGSFPTAMALTRQINNRQQRIVVCSDADFMSNLRNGGSFMSRAFYSWMNYGSFPIYAPRPDVKDNKVSISPNGVSMLKIIYIWILPALILLTGSILLIRRKRA, encoded by the coding sequence ATGAAAATGATCTATAAAATTGCGAAGACAGAACTTCGTAATCTCTTCTATTCTCCCGTAGCATGGTTCCTGGCTGTTGCGTTCTTTGTGCAATGCGCTTATTTCTATACAGACACTTTATACGGCACCGCCAAACTGCAGGACCTGCTGCTGAGAAATCATCCAAAGTTCAAAGACTTTGGTCCGGTTTCACAGACCCTGAAGATCTTCCTGAGCCCGAACGGCATCTTCAGCAGCGCACTGCAAAATCTCTACCTGTTTGTTCCATTGCTCTCTATGGGATTGATCAACCGGGAGATCAGCAATGGTACTATCAAACTGCTTTATTCTTCTCCCGTTAAGCTGCGGCAGATCGTATTAGGGAAATACCTTGCCATCATGATCTACAACCTGTTGTTGCTTTCGATCATAGGTGTATTTATGATATCAGGGGCATTCAATATCCAATCGGTTGACTATGGCATGTTGTTATCTGCCTCACTTGGTTTTTACCTGCTTGTTTGCGCCTATTCGTCTATCGGCTTGTTTATGTCCAGCCTCACCACTTACCAGATCGTTTCCGCTATCGGCAGCTTTATTATTATTTTCATCCTGAGCCGCATTGGCAGCTTATGGCAGAAGATCGATCTTGTGAGGGACCTCACGTACTTCCTTTCCTTATCAGGGCGAACTGGAAAAATGCTGCAGGGATTGATCACCACGAAAGATGTTATTTATTTCATCCTCATCGTATATATGTTCCTGGCATTTACCCTGCTCAAGCTCAGGGCAGCACGCCAGTCAAAGCCATGGTATATAAGAGCAGGAGGTTATGCGCTGGTGATATTATCTGTATTACTGGCAGGATATGTGAGTTCACGCCCCACCCTTACAGGTTACTGGGATACCACTGCTGCGCAAACCAATACCATTCATCCACGGACACAGGAGGTGATCAAAGAACTGGGCAAAGATCCATTGGAGGTAACGCTGTACACCAATATACTCGGCGGCGGCGCTTACAGAGGCCTGCCGGAAAAACGCAATGAATACCTCTCTGAAGTATGGGACCAGTACCAGCGTTTCAAACCGGACATCCGCTTTAACTATGTATACTATTATGCTTACGACAGTATTATAGATGCTGGTTCTTTGCGCAGATCATTCCCCGGGAAAACCGTACAGCAGATGGCAGTGCAAATGATAGAAGGTTATGATGAAAAGGTATCGCGCTTTCAATCGCCGGACTCCATACGCAAAACGATCAACCTGTTGCCGGAAAATTACCGGTTGGTGATGCAGTTAAAATACAAGGGCAGAACCACCTTCCTGCGGACCTTTGACGACAACATCTTCTGGCCGATGGAAACACAGGTGGCTGCAGCCATTAAACGCCTGGTAAAGGCAAAGCTGCCCAGGGTTGCTTTCATCAGCGGCGACCTTGAACGCAGTATCTATAAAAAGGGAGAACGGGAATACCGGCTGCATGCACTGGCCTTGGAGAACCGCTTTTCATTGATCAATGTGGGCTTTAATGCAGATACTATTTCACTGAACACTGCCAGTATTCCTCCGGATGTCACCACACTTGTGCTGGCAGATCCAAGGATGGAACTCAGCGAAACCGCGCTGGGCAAGATCAGGCGTTATATAGACAATGGCGGCAATATGCTGATACTGGGCGAACCAGGTAAACAATATGTACTGAACCCGCTATTGCAGCAACTGGGTGTGCAACTGATGAACGGCACGCTGATAGAGCCCAGCAAAGATGAGATGCCCCATATGACACAACCTTATATCACAGGGACCACCTTAAATCTTGCGGAAGAAGGCGCGCTGCTGGAGATAAAGAAATATGGAGACACGGGCAAGATACTCATGCCCGGCGCAACCGGTATTTCCACATCAGCACAGGCTCCTTTTAAAGCAACGCCTTTATTACTGTCCACTGAACAAACCTGGCTGAAAGCAGGTACCCTGGTAACAGATTCCGCAGCGCCGGTATTCAGCCCGCTGGAAGGAGATCTCAAAGGCAGTTTCCCTACAGCTATGGCACTCACCAGGCAGATCAATAACCGGCAGCAGCGCATCGTTGTTTGCAGTGATGCTGATTTCATGAGCAATCTCAGGAATGGCGGCAGTTTCATGAGCAGGGCATTTTACAGCTGGATGAACTATGGCAGTTTCCCGATCTATGCACCACGCCCGGACGTGAAAGACAATAAAGTGAGCATCAGCCCCAATGGCGTAAGCATGCTGAAGATCATATACATCTGGATACTGCCGGCCCTCATATTGCTGACAGGCTCCATATTATTAATCAGGCGTAAAAGAGCATAA
- a CDS encoding FecR family protein, producing MQEENGHITEEEISSLLKAAGLTAWSQLDQLSLAQQQELKNWLQQHPRHLQWWTELTRAGRLPELAANYQSLQSLAASEFEKFDRAYLTQPVPGEATVEELLPTETPVRRISIFRRWSWVAASVILLLGVGTYLWQTNKTTAPTIAITDISPGSDGAVLTLANGKQVVLDSLQNGLVAVQQGAEAMIRNGELIYDASGAASGEVMYNTMRTPKGRQFRLQLPDGTRVWLNAASSIRYPTAFTGDERRVEITGEAYFEVAKTFSAGGREGVIPFRVNVRNKAEVEVLGTHFNINAYENEKNIQTTLLEGSVRVMQASGALILKPGQQALISPIREKIQLVDQADTDKVMAWKNGLFYFEGLTLEEAMRQLERWYDIEVIYEGAAPNIRFGGKMRRDITLGGLLQLLSDSQLKFRLEEGRRLIVLP from the coding sequence ATGCAAGAAGAGAACGGCCATATTACAGAAGAAGAGATCAGCAGTTTATTAAAGGCTGCCGGGCTTACCGCCTGGAGCCAGCTGGACCAGCTGTCCCTGGCTCAGCAGCAGGAGCTGAAAAACTGGCTGCAACAACATCCCCGGCATCTGCAATGGTGGACGGAGCTGACGCGTGCAGGCCGTCTCCCGGAACTTGCCGCGAATTATCAATCCCTTCAATCCCTCGCAGCCAGCGAGTTTGAAAAATTCGACCGGGCCTACCTGACACAGCCTGTTCCCGGAGAAGCAACAGTTGAGGAGCTTCTTCCCACGGAAACACCTGTACGCCGTATCTCCATCTTCCGCCGCTGGAGCTGGGTAGCAGCATCTGTTATCCTGCTACTGGGAGTGGGTACTTACCTCTGGCAAACCAATAAAACAACCGCCCCGACCATAGCCATAACAGATATCTCCCCCGGCAGCGATGGCGCGGTACTCACCCTTGCCAATGGCAAACAGGTGGTGCTGGATAGCCTGCAAAACGGGCTTGTTGCTGTTCAGCAGGGAGCAGAGGCCATGATCAGAAATGGAGAGCTGATATATGATGCCAGCGGAGCTGCTTCTGGAGAAGTCATGTACAATACCATGCGCACGCCTAAAGGCCGGCAATTCAGATTACAGCTGCCGGATGGCACACGGGTATGGCTCAACGCAGCCAGTTCCATACGTTACCCTACTGCATTCACGGGAGACGAAAGAAGAGTAGAGATCACCGGCGAAGCCTATTTTGAAGTAGCAAAAACCTTCTCTGCAGGCGGCCGGGAAGGTGTTATCCCATTCAGGGTGAACGTACGCAACAAAGCCGAGGTAGAGGTATTGGGCACGCATTTCAATATCAATGCGTATGAAAATGAGAAAAACATTCAAACCACATTGCTGGAAGGAAGTGTAAGGGTGATGCAGGCAAGCGGTGCACTTATTCTGAAACCCGGCCAACAGGCCCTCATTTCACCCATAAGAGAAAAAATACAGCTTGTTGATCAGGCAGATACAGATAAAGTAATGGCCTGGAAGAACGGCCTGTTCTATTTTGAAGGATTAACATTGGAAGAAGCCATGCGCCAACTGGAACGCTGGTACGATATAGAAGTGATCTATGAAGGAGCCGCACCCAATATCCGGTTCGGCGGAAAAATGAGGCGGGATATAACCCTGGGCGGGTTACTTCAGCTGCTCTCGGATTCGCAACTGAAGTTCAGGCTGGAAGAGGGCCGCCGATTGATAGTACTACCGTAA
- a CDS encoding RagB/SusD family nutrient uptake outer membrane protein — MLKLSRIIVPAFFLMSCTKMIEVPQPINSITTVEMFKTNNQANTAMAGVYTQLVNGALSFSNGYTTILGGMSADEISYYGTGDAHMLSFTPNQLLFNNSYTSQVWTSAYNVIYDANAVLEGIAGSDSPEFSDSLRTKLTGEAKFVRAFCFFYLTNLFGDVPLVLTIDFNKTRYMTKTPATEVYRQIIQDLKDAYDMVGVNYPSPGAEPERIVPNKAVVAAMLARTYLYTKDYTNAAAQATAIIDNVSRYKLETDPNKVFAPASKEAIWQLKQNTTAVNFLNATGEGHTMIPSPLATGIANYSLTASLLSAFEPGDIRKTAWTGVTNYNGTPLTYAYKYKLGKHNAVSGAASSEYYMVFRLAEMYLIRAEAAVNGAPGGLSAAITDLNAIRLRAKLQPLSASLNEEQVKAAIAQERRTELFVEWGHRWLDLKRTGQANAVLSAVLAKQPWAGDYQLLYPVPPLEIDVNPRIKQNDGY; from the coding sequence ATGCTCAAACTTTCAAGAATAATAGTACCTGCATTTTTCCTGATGTCATGTACAAAAATGATAGAGGTACCTCAGCCTATCAATAGCATTACCACTGTTGAAATGTTCAAGACCAATAACCAGGCGAATACTGCCATGGCTGGTGTGTACACCCAGCTGGTCAACGGGGCACTGTCTTTCAGTAATGGTTATACTACGATCCTTGGCGGGATGTCTGCCGATGAGATCAGTTATTATGGAACCGGGGATGCGCATATGCTCAGCTTTACGCCTAACCAGCTATTGTTCAATAACAGTTATACCAGCCAGGTATGGACGAGCGCCTACAATGTGATCTATGATGCCAATGCAGTGCTCGAAGGAATTGCGGGGTCTGATTCCCCTGAGTTTTCGGACAGCCTCCGGACCAAGCTTACAGGGGAAGCTAAATTCGTGCGGGCCTTCTGTTTTTTTTATCTCACCAACCTTTTTGGGGACGTACCGCTTGTGCTAACCATAGACTTCAATAAAACCCGGTACATGACCAAAACTCCGGCCACTGAAGTATACCGGCAAATAATACAGGACCTGAAAGATGCATATGACATGGTAGGCGTCAATTATCCGAGCCCAGGTGCAGAGCCAGAAAGAATTGTTCCCAATAAAGCAGTGGTTGCAGCTATGCTGGCAAGGACCTACCTCTATACCAAAGACTACACCAATGCCGCCGCGCAGGCTACTGCCATTATTGATAACGTTTCCAGGTATAAACTGGAAACCGATCCTAACAAGGTATTTGCTCCCGCCAGCAAGGAAGCCATCTGGCAGTTAAAGCAAAACACAACTGCTGTTAATTTCCTGAATGCTACCGGTGAGGGACATACGATGATTCCCAGTCCTCTGGCTACCGGCATAGCCAATTACAGTCTTACCGCTTCCCTGCTGAGTGCTTTTGAGCCGGGAGACATTCGCAAAACTGCCTGGACAGGCGTTACTAACTACAATGGTACACCACTCACTTATGCTTATAAATACAAACTTGGCAAACATAACGCTGTAAGCGGTGCAGCCTCTTCTGAATACTACATGGTATTCCGCCTCGCGGAAATGTACCTGATACGTGCAGAAGCTGCAGTCAATGGCGCACCCGGAGGTCTTTCGGCCGCTATTACTGACCTGAATGCGATCCGCCTCCGTGCCAAACTGCAGCCATTATCCGCTTCCTTAAATGAAGAGCAGGTGAAGGCGGCTATTGCGCAGGAAAGGCGCACAGAACTGTTTGTAGAATGGGGGCATCGCTGGCTGGACCTGAAACGCACCGGCCAGGCAAATGCAGTGCTTTCTGCTGTGCTTGCAAAGCAGCCATGGGCAGGTGACTACCAGTTGCTTTATCCTGTTCCGCCACTTGAAATAGACGTAAATCCCCGCATTAAGCAAAATGATGGTTATTAA
- a CDS encoding ABC transporter ATP-binding protein → MPHILKVEKLSHKYNSNWAIRDINIEINGNGAVGLLGSNGAGKSTTMNIMCGVLNQTEGYVYINGQDIGKEPELAKREIGFLPQQPPLYPDLSIDEYLTYSAELRMIPKHKIKGAVRDVKERCGIAHFSNRLIRNLSGGYKQRVGIAQSIIHQPKLVVMDEPTNGLDPNQLIEVRKLIKEIAQDHVVLISSHILSEIHLMCKDVIMIEGGRIVFSDSMNAFNDYIQPHSLVIRMEQPPTAAELLTIKGVTKADFLTDRQARIYFDGDEEVAERIIAASMQQGWKLRELTLDKGLLDDIFKQLSIQPNS, encoded by the coding sequence ATGCCTCACATATTAAAGGTGGAGAAGCTCTCCCACAAGTACAACAGCAACTGGGCTATACGCGATATCAATATTGAAATAAACGGTAACGGCGCCGTGGGCCTCTTAGGCTCCAATGGCGCCGGCAAATCCACCACCATGAACATCATGTGTGGCGTATTGAATCAAACAGAAGGATATGTGTATATCAACGGGCAGGACATCGGGAAAGAACCGGAACTGGCCAAGCGGGAGATCGGCTTCCTTCCGCAACAACCGCCTTTGTATCCGGACCTTTCCATTGATGAATACCTGACCTATTCCGCAGAGTTGCGGATGATACCAAAGCATAAGATCAAAGGAGCGGTAAGAGATGTGAAAGAACGTTGCGGCATTGCGCATTTCAGCAACAGGCTGATCCGCAATCTCTCCGGTGGTTACAAACAACGGGTAGGCATTGCCCAATCCATTATTCATCAACCAAAACTGGTAGTGATGGATGAACCTACCAATGGACTGGACCCTAATCAACTGATAGAAGTGAGAAAGCTGATCAAAGAGATTGCACAGGACCATGTGGTACTGATATCTTCTCATATCTTATCAGAGATACACCTGATGTGTAAAGATGTGATCATGATCGAAGGCGGAAGGATCGTTTTTTCAGATTCCATGAATGCCTTCAATGATTACATACAGCCGCACAGTTTAGTGATCCGTATGGAACAGCCACCCACGGCAGCGGAACTGCTAACGATAAAAGGTGTTACGAAAGCGGACTTCCTGACGGACCGGCAAGCCCGCATCTATTTTGACGGCGATGAAGAGGTAGCAGAAAGGATCATTGCCGCCAGCATGCAACAGGGCTGGAAACTCCGCGAACTCACGCTCGACAAAGGCCTTCTTGATGACATCTTTAAACAATTATCCATCCAGCCGAACTCATAA